The following are encoded together in the Zingiber officinale cultivar Zhangliang chromosome 8A, Zo_v1.1, whole genome shotgun sequence genome:
- the LOC122009689 gene encoding beta-glucosidase 26-like, which translates to MDFQRSPFCFFSFIVFFLLLSFESSQASNAGHGLSRESFPEGFVFGTAASAYQVEGMALKGGRGPSIWDAFVRIPNTIAGNATADVTVDEYHHYKEDVDIMKDFNFDAYRFSISWSRIFPNGTGKVNWEGVDYYDKLIDYLIQQGITPYANLYHYDLPLALNEEYLGWLSPKIVDAFADYADFCFERFGDRVKNWFTFNEPRCIAALGYDEGIHAPGRCTGCKAGGNSTIEPYIAAHNLILSHANAVKRYRQKYQKEQKGMIGILLDFVWYEPYTYSVQDKAAAQRARDFHIGWFLHPLTYGYYPESMQVIVKERLPKFNEEQVEMVKGSYDYVGVNQYTSFYMKDAGVVDPKPVSYQADWHVEYKYDRDGVPIGPLANSYWLYIVPWGIYKAVTYVKETYQNPVIILAENGMDQPGNATLPEVLQDTTRVNYFKSYITNLKRAMDDGATVIGYFAWSLLDNFEWALGYTSRFGIVYVDFKNKKRFPKNSAYWFKKILQRKSD; encoded by the exons ATGGATTTCCAGAGATCCCCATTTTGCTTCTTTTCCTTCATCGTCTTCTTCCTTTTACTCTCTTTCGAGTCAAGTCAGGCTTCCAATGCTGGCCACGGTCTCAGCCGCGAGTCCTTCCCGGAGGGATTTGTGTTTGGGACAGCAGCATCTGCTTACCAAGTGGAAGGGATGGCGCTCAAAGGGGGCAGAGGACCTAGCATTTGGGACGCATTCGTTAGAATCCCAA ATACAATTGCTGGCAACGCTACTGCTGATGTTACAGTTGATGAGTATCATCATTACAAG GAAGACGTTGATATCATGAAAGATTTCAATTTCGATGCGTATCGATTCTCAATTTCTTGGAGTAGAATATTTCCAA ATGGAACCGGTAAAGTCAATTGGGAAGGTGTAGATTATTACGATAAGCTAATTGATTACTTGATACAACAAG GCATTACTCCATATGCAAATCTTTATCACTACGATCTTCCTTTGGCTCTTAATGAGGAGTACTTGGGTTGGTTAAGCCCGAAGATTGT GGATGCATTTGCGGACTATGCCGATTTTTGTTTTGAGAGATTTGGTGATAGAGTCAAGAATTGGTTCACCTTTAATGAGCCTAGGTGTATAGCGGCTCTTGGGTATGATGAGGGTATTCATGCCCCAGGGAGATGTACTGGTTGTAAAGCTGGGGGAAACTCAACCATTGAGCCTTATATTGCGGCACATAATCTTATCCTATCTCATGCAAATGCAGTGAAAAGATATCGTCAAAAATATCAA AAAGAACAAAAAGGCATGATTGGAATCCTTTTGGATTTTGTATGGTATGAACCTTATACTTACTCAGTGCAAGATAAAGCCGCAGCTCAAAGAGCTAGGGATTTCCACATTGGATG GTTCCTTCACCCTCTAACTTATGGATACTATCCAGAATCAATGCAAGTCATTGTCAAAGAAAGACTTCCTAAATTTAATGAAGAACAAGTGGAAATGGTGAAAGGTTCATACGATTATGTGGGGGTCAATCAATATACATCTTTCTATATGAAAGATGCCGGAGTAGTTGATCCGAAGCCTGTTAGCTATCAAGCTGACTGGCATGTCGAATACAAAT ATGATCGAGATGGTGTGCCAATTGGTCCCCTG GCTAATTCGTATTGGCTCTACATAGTTCCATGGGGAATCTACAAAGCCGTTACCTATGTGAAGGAAACTTACCAAAATCCCGTCATCATTCTAGCCGAGAATG GAATGGATCAGCCAGGAAATGCCACTCTTCCAGAAGTTTTGCAAGATACAACGAGAGTTAACTACTTCAAGAGTTACATAACTAACTTAAAGAGGGCTATGGATGACGGCGCTACGGTGATAGGATATTTTGCATGGTCTCTTCTCGACAACTTTGAATGGGCGTTGGGCTACACATCAAGATTTGGTATAGTATATGTAGATTTCAAGAACAAGAAGCGGTTCCCCAAGAATTCAGCTTATTGGttcaaaaaaattctacaaagGAAGTCAGATTGA
- the LOC122011003 gene encoding uncharacterized protein LOC122011003, which translates to MVEKASCYIKVEEAQAARRKAEKTVAPGNRPERRVPQPAQPFQRVQPRPAPQPAQGAYCTYHRSRTHDLSNCFQFARDSRRAAEQGLPPPELAPQIQRMEEERAATGRAHQTQPNLAGPSNQAGPREDQRDAGELESRGNAAVREIGMISRGPTDRDSGRARKSHSRQLYVGAVGCSYEQASGPVLSFGPQDLEGLELPHDDALIIKAVIANIQVARVFVDTGSSANILFKAAFEEMQIDAEELQPVTTSLYGFTGNEVKPMGQIKLAISLGTEPLVRTRRSTFIVVDSPSSYNAILGRPALHEF; encoded by the coding sequence ATGGTGGAAAAGGCCTCTTGCTACATCAAGGTAGAAGAAGCTCAGGCTGCTAGAAGGAAGGCCGAGAAGACGGTGGCCCCTGGCAATCGACCTGAAAGGAGAGTGCCCCAGCCGGCTCAGCCCTTTCAGCGCGTCCAGCCCAGACCTGCCCCTCAGCCCGCTCAGGGGGCGTACTGCACGTATCATCGGTCCCGTACGCACGATCTCagcaactgcttccaattcgctcgTGATTCTAGGCGGGCTGCTGAACAAGGCTTGCCACCCCCGGAGTTAGCGCCTCAAATACAAAGGATGGAAGAAGAGCGAGCCGCAACTGGACGCGCTCATCAGACCCAGCCCAATCTGGCCGGCCCCTCTAATCAGGCTGGTCCCCGGGAAGATCAAAGAGATGCCGGAGAGCTGGAAAGCCGGGGTAACGCCGCTGTGAGAGAGATCGGCATGATCTCAAGAGGGCCCACCGATAGGGACTCGGGCCGGGCTCGTAAATCACATAGCCGGCAACTATATGTAGGGGCTGTGGGATGCAGCTACGAGCAGGCATCTGGCCCTGTCCTTAGCTTCGGGCCCCAAGACTTGGAGGGTTTAGAACTGCCCCATGATGACGCTCTCATAATTAAAGCTGTCATCGCTAACATCCAAGTAGCTCGGGTCTTCGTGGATACAGGGAGCTCAGCCAATATCCTGTTCAAAGCTGCGTTTGAGGAGATGCAAATCGACGCCGAGGAGCTCCAGCCCGTGACCACCTCTTTATACGGGTTCACAGGTAACGAGGTCAAACCCATGGgccagatcaagctggccatctccTTAGGCACTGAGCCGCTGGTGCGCACTAGGAGGAGCACCTTTATCGTGGTagattcgccttcctcctacaacgcCATCCTGGGGAGACCAGCTCTGCATGAGTTCTAG